A stretch of the Erinaceus europaeus chromosome 23, mEriEur2.1, whole genome shotgun sequence genome encodes the following:
- the TSSK6 gene encoding testis-specific serine/threonine-protein kinase 6: protein MSGDKLLSELGYKLGRTIGEGSYSKVKVATSKKYKGTVAIKVVDRRRAPPDFVNKFLPRELSILRGVRHPHIVHVFEFIEVCNGKLYIVMEAAATDLLQAVQRSGRLPAAQARELFAQIAGAVRYLHDHHLVHRDLKCENVLLGADERRVKLTDFGFGRQAHGYPDLSTTYCGSAAYASPEVLLGIPYDPKKYDVWSLGVVLYVMVTGCMPFDDSDIAGLPRRQKRGVLYPDGLELAERCRALIAELLQFSPSARPSAGQVARSAWLRAGDSG, encoded by the coding sequence ATGTCGGGCGACAAGCTGCTGAGCGAGCTGGGCTATAAGCTGGGCCGCACGATCGGCGAGGGCAGCTACTCCAAGGTGAAGGTGGCCACGTCCAAGAAGTACAAGGGCACGGTGGCCATCAAGGTGGTGGACCGGCGGCGCGCGCCGCCCGACTTCGTCAACAAGTTCCTGCCGCGCGAGCTGTCGATCCTGCGCGGCGTGCGGCACCCGCACATCGTGCACGTGTTCGAGTTCATCGAGGTGTGCAACGGCAAGCTGTACATCGTCATGGAGGCGGCGGCCACCGACCTGCTGCAGGCCGTGCAGCGCAGCGGCCGCCTCCCGGCCGCGCAGGCCCGCGAGCTCTTCGCGCAGATCGCCGGCGCCGTGCGCTACCTGCACGACCACCACCTGGTGCACCGCGACCTCAAGTGCGAGAACGTGCTGCTGGGCGCCGACGAGCGGCGCGTCAAGCTCACCGACTTCGGCTTCGGCCGCCAGGCGCACGGCTACCCCGACCTCAGCACCACCTACTGCGGCTCGGCGGCCTACGCGTCGCCCGAGGTGCTGCTCGGCATCCCCTACGACCCCAAGAAGTACGACGTGTGGAGCCTGGGCGTGGTGCTGTACGTCATGGTCACCGGCTGCATGCCCTTCGACGACTCGGACATCGCCGGCCTGCCGCGCCGCCAGAAGCGCGGGGTGCTGTACCCCGACGGGCTGGAGCTGGCCGAGCGCTGCCGGGCGCTCATCGCCGAGCTGCTGCAGTTCAGCCCGTCCGCGAGGCCGTCGGCCGGACAGGTGGCCCGCAGCGCCTGGCTGCGCGCCGGGGACTCGGGCTAG